The Anaerosoma tenue genome has a window encoding:
- a CDS encoding argininosuccinate synthase → MSVGKDKCVLAYSGGLDTSVAIKWIQENHDMDVIALAIDVGQERQDLEFVRQKALTIGAVESIVKDVREEYVEEYLSRALQANALYENKYPLLSAMSRPIIVKHLVEEAHRHDARYIGHGCTGKGNDQVRFEVGISALDPDLGIIAPVREWDLRTREEEMDWAAERGIPVPTTKKSPYSIDDNLWGRAIECGALEDPWVEPPADIYTLTADSRGNTCDEPEYAEISFKKGIPVALNGELMSFHEIINAMNELAGRHGFGRIDMIENRLIGVKSREVYEVPGALTLITAHKALEDLCLEREVLHYKLGVEQKWAELVYNGMWFSPLKEALDGFIETTQQLVTGDVRLRFYKGSCVTVGRRSPYSLYDYDLATYDASDSFDHAAAKGFIDLHGLPVKVWARQRRKMGKEGEV, encoded by the coding sequence ATAAGCGTGGGCAAAGACAAGTGTGTCCTGGCGTACTCGGGAGGGCTCGATACCTCCGTAGCCATCAAGTGGATCCAGGAGAACCACGACATGGACGTGATCGCGCTTGCGATCGACGTGGGTCAGGAGCGCCAGGATCTGGAGTTCGTGCGCCAGAAGGCGCTTACGATCGGCGCAGTCGAGTCGATCGTGAAGGACGTGCGCGAGGAGTACGTCGAGGAGTACCTGTCCCGCGCACTGCAGGCCAACGCCCTCTACGAGAACAAGTACCCGCTGCTCTCGGCGATGAGCCGCCCCATCATCGTGAAGCATTTGGTCGAGGAGGCGCACCGCCACGACGCGCGGTACATCGGGCATGGCTGCACGGGCAAGGGCAACGACCAGGTGCGCTTCGAGGTGGGGATTTCAGCGCTCGACCCCGACCTCGGCATCATCGCCCCGGTCCGAGAGTGGGATCTGCGCACGCGTGAGGAGGAGATGGACTGGGCCGCCGAGCGGGGGATCCCGGTTCCCACCACCAAGAAGAGCCCGTACTCGATCGACGACAACCTGTGGGGCCGCGCCATCGAGTGCGGCGCTCTGGAGGATCCGTGGGTGGAGCCGCCGGCGGACATCTACACGCTCACGGCCGACTCCCGCGGGAACACCTGCGACGAGCCGGAATACGCCGAGATCAGCTTCAAGAAGGGCATCCCGGTCGCGCTCAACGGCGAGCTGATGAGCTTCCACGAGATCATCAACGCGATGAACGAGCTTGCGGGCAGGCACGGCTTCGGCCGTATCGACATGATCGAGAACCGCCTGATCGGCGTGAAGAGTCGCGAGGTCTACGAGGTCCCGGGCGCACTCACGCTGATCACCGCGCACAAGGCGCTCGAGGACCTGTGCCTGGAGCGCGAGGTGCTGCACTACAAGCTCGGCGTGGAGCAGAAGTGGGCCGAGCTCGTGTACAACGGCATGTGGTTCTCGCCACTCAAGGAGGCGCTCGATGGCTTCATCGAGACGACCCAGCAGCTGGTGACCGGTGATGTCCGGCTGCGCTTCTACAAGGGCAGCTGCGTCACGGTCGGCCGTCGCAGCCCGTACTCCCTGTACGACTACGACCTTGCCACCTACGACGCCTCGGACAGCTTCGATCACGCGGCCGCGAAGGGCTTCATCGACCTGCACGGACTGCCAGTCAAGGTGTGGGCCCGTCAGCGCAGAAAGATGGGCAAGGAAGGCGAGGTGTAG
- a CDS encoding arginine repressor: MRKRTQRQDAIRTIVRRERIRTQRDLVEHLKQAGFSCTQATVSRDIADMGLRKLPEGVYVLAEDIHLQRMIAELVEDVVRSQQLVLVKTTAGGGQGVAAALDAASIDKILGSIAGDDTILIVTADETAAQAIVKGLDKFRGRN, encoded by the coding sequence ATGCGGAAGCGCACTCAGCGACAGGATGCGATCAGGACCATAGTGCGGAGAGAGCGCATCAGGACCCAGCGTGATCTCGTGGAGCACCTGAAGCAGGCGGGGTTCAGCTGTACGCAGGCGACCGTCTCCCGTGACATCGCGGACATGGGGCTCCGCAAGCTCCCCGAGGGCGTGTATGTGCTGGCGGAGGATATCCACCTTCAGCGCATGATCGCCGAGTTGGTCGAGGACGTCGTGCGGTCGCAGCAGCTCGTGCTGGTCAAGACGACCGCGGGCGGCGGTCAGGGTGTCGCAGCCGCGCTCGACGCGGCGTCGATCGACAAGATCCTCGGCAGCATCGCAGGTGATGACACGATACTGATCGTCACAGCGGACGAGACCGCCGCGCAGGCGATCGTCAAGGGACTCGACAAGTTCCGCGGCCGCAACTGA
- the argF gene encoding ornithine carbamoyltransferase, with protein sequence MQSLKGRDLLTLADLTPDEVAHVLDVADQGPDEWPRFDGAMAGLIFMKPSLRTRVSFETGCVQLGVHPVVMGPYDAFSREETVHDTVKVLERYVDLIVLRTFAQSHIEEVAEHASVPVINALTDDHHPCQGLADLLTIRQHKGAFSGLRLAYVGDGNNMAHTYLVAGALTGMDVAIATPPGYEADGAIVEQARSLAGRYGTGGRIAVGHDPRAAVEGADVVVTDTWASMGQEAEHERRLRDFAGFTVDDDLMAQADDEAVFMHCLPAHRGEEVSAPVIDSPRSIVFDEAENRLHAQRAWMSLVL encoded by the coding sequence ATGCAGAGTCTCAAGGGTCGTGACCTACTCACGCTCGCCGACCTCACGCCAGACGAGGTCGCGCACGTCCTGGATGTCGCCGACCAGGGTCCTGACGAGTGGCCGAGGTTCGATGGTGCGATGGCGGGACTCATCTTCATGAAGCCGTCGCTCCGCACGCGGGTGAGCTTCGAGACCGGCTGCGTCCAGCTGGGCGTCCATCCCGTGGTCATGGGACCCTACGACGCGTTCTCCCGCGAGGAGACCGTGCATGACACGGTCAAGGTGCTCGAACGCTACGTGGACCTGATCGTCCTGCGCACCTTCGCGCAGAGCCACATCGAAGAGGTGGCCGAGCACGCGTCCGTTCCCGTGATCAACGCGCTCACCGATGACCACCACCCGTGCCAGGGGCTGGCCGACCTGCTCACGATCCGCCAGCACAAGGGGGCGTTCTCCGGTCTGCGGCTGGCGTATGTGGGCGACGGGAACAACATGGCGCACACGTACCTGGTGGCCGGCGCGCTCACGGGTATGGACGTGGCAATCGCCACCCCTCCCGGATACGAGGCCGACGGAGCGATCGTGGAGCAGGCGAGGTCCCTCGCGGGGCGCTACGGTACCGGCGGGCGCATCGCGGTAGGTCATGACCCCCGCGCAGCGGTTGAAGGAGCGGACGTCGTCGTCACCGACACGTGGGCGTCGATGGGGCAGGAGGCCGAGCATGAGCGCAGGCTGCGTGATTTCGCCGGTTTCACCGTCGACGATGATCTCATGGCGCAGGCCGATGACGAGGCCGTGTTCATGCACTGCCTGCCTGCCCATCGCGGCGAAGAGGTGAGTGCGCCGGTCATCGACTCGCCACGCTCCATCGTGTTCGACGAAGCGGAGAACCGCCTGCACGCGCAGCGTGCGTGGATGTCGTTGGTCCTCTAG
- a CDS encoding DNA-3-methyladenine glycosylase, translated as MSRHPVAGSDACAPTASVEGLVPLDASFFERETSLVARDLLGKILVTTVGDTVCGGRIVETEAYLGADDPGSHAATRGVTARNRVMYGPPAHAYVYFTYGVHHMLNLVTEPVGVAGAVLVRAVEPLWGADTMERRRGMSGIAVSNGPAKVAEAFGVDLRLNDERLGGAIAVYDAAHVPDKAVSTSGRVGLSAGHDLELRFYVTESAYVSRGRTGPRPTRRSTHDDRGTG; from the coding sequence ATGAGCCGTCATCCCGTTGCGGGATCCGATGCTTGCGCTCCCACGGCGTCTGTCGAGGGCCTCGTCCCGCTCGACGCGTCGTTCTTCGAGCGCGAGACCTCCCTGGTGGCGCGCGACCTTCTGGGCAAGATCCTGGTGACCACGGTAGGTGATACCGTTTGCGGCGGGCGCATCGTCGAGACAGAGGCGTATCTCGGCGCGGACGACCCGGGCTCACATGCTGCAACGAGGGGTGTGACCGCGCGCAACAGGGTGATGTACGGACCGCCCGCTCACGCGTATGTGTACTTCACGTACGGCGTTCATCACATGCTCAACCTGGTCACAGAGCCTGTGGGCGTCGCCGGGGCGGTGCTCGTGCGGGCCGTCGAACCTCTCTGGGGTGCGGATACAATGGAGCGTCGGCGGGGAATGAGCGGGATCGCGGTGTCGAACGGTCCCGCCAAGGTGGCCGAGGCGTTCGGCGTCGACCTCCGCCTGAACGACGAGCGGCTCGGCGGTGCGATCGCGGTCTACGATGCGGCGCACGTGCCGGACAAGGCGGTCTCCACCAGCGGGCGGGTGGGGTTGAGCGCGGGGCACGATCTTGAGTTGCGCTTCTATGTCACTGAGAGCGCGTATGTTTCCAGGGGACGGACAGGGCCGCGCCCGACAAGGCGCAGCACACACGATGACAGGGGGACCGGATGA
- the polX gene encoding DNA polymerase/3'-5' exonuclease PolX: protein MPAYDNAAVATALDDFGDLLEIAGEDRYRFLSYHKAAHAVRAWDEDIMSTALADRLTEIPGIGAKIASVISSLLEKGTFPEYEEVVARVPASVVELMRIQGVGPKKAKALYDDLGIVSVDDLEEALDEGRLEGLSGFGAKTIDNIAEGVRRYRELSERILLADALPLASKLVEELKALRGVEQAEYAGSIRRMKETVGDVDVLVAARDGAAVMEAVRDLPVVTEVFASGETKTSVMTTSGRQADVRVVDPGCWGAALQYFTGSAEHNVHLREIAKSRGLKINEYGVFRIEDDQRLECATEADVYAALGMPVMPPEVREDAGEIELALDGRVPDLITREDIRGDLHSHTVATDGRSTLEENRQRAATLGYEYLGCSDHAYELRMVGGLDLADLERQWERIDELNALDDGGPVLLKGIELNIDDDGGVDYPDDVLARFDYCIASLHHGFRQSREQATHRLIAAMDNPFVDIIGHPTGRLLGRRDPFDLDMEAVIEKAAETGTALELNAHPERLDLNDVHLRMARKAGVRVVIDTDAHEATQFSHMRWGVATARRGWVSPSMVLNTLPLDDLLASLRRNRQR, encoded by the coding sequence ATGCCCGCGTATGACAACGCCGCTGTCGCGACCGCTCTCGACGACTTCGGCGACCTGCTGGAGATCGCTGGGGAGGACCGCTATCGATTCCTCTCCTACCACAAAGCCGCCCATGCCGTACGCGCCTGGGATGAGGACATCATGTCCACCGCGCTCGCAGACCGCCTGACCGAGATCCCCGGGATCGGCGCCAAGATCGCGAGCGTCATCTCGTCCCTCCTGGAGAAGGGAACGTTCCCGGAGTACGAGGAGGTCGTCGCTCGCGTGCCGGCCTCCGTGGTCGAGCTGATGCGGATCCAGGGAGTCGGCCCCAAGAAGGCCAAGGCGCTGTATGACGATCTCGGAATCGTCTCTGTGGACGACCTCGAGGAGGCGCTCGATGAGGGCCGCCTGGAAGGGCTCTCCGGTTTCGGCGCCAAGACGATCGACAACATCGCCGAGGGGGTGCGCCGGTACCGGGAGCTGAGCGAACGGATCCTCCTGGCGGACGCCCTGCCGCTTGCCTCCAAGCTCGTCGAGGAGCTGAAGGCTCTGCGGGGCGTAGAGCAGGCCGAGTACGCCGGCAGCATCCGCCGGATGAAGGAGACCGTAGGAGACGTGGACGTGCTCGTCGCCGCTCGTGATGGCGCTGCCGTGATGGAGGCCGTGCGTGATCTGCCGGTGGTGACCGAGGTCTTCGCGAGCGGGGAGACGAAGACGAGCGTGATGACGACGTCGGGCCGCCAGGCCGACGTGCGGGTGGTGGACCCCGGGTGCTGGGGCGCAGCGCTCCAGTACTTCACCGGTTCGGCCGAACACAACGTGCATCTTCGCGAGATAGCGAAGTCGCGCGGACTCAAGATCAATGAGTACGGCGTGTTCCGCATCGAGGATGATCAGCGGCTCGAGTGCGCCACGGAAGCGGACGTGTACGCGGCGCTCGGCATGCCCGTGATGCCTCCGGAGGTCCGTGAGGACGCAGGTGAGATCGAGCTCGCCCTCGATGGCCGGGTGCCGGATCTGATCACACGGGAGGATATCCGTGGCGACCTCCACTCCCATACGGTGGCTACCGATGGACGGTCGACCCTGGAAGAGAACCGGCAGCGGGCCGCGACCCTCGGCTACGAGTACCTCGGGTGTAGCGACCACGCGTACGAGCTCCGGATGGTGGGTGGTCTGGACCTGGCCGACCTGGAGCGGCAGTGGGAACGGATCGACGAGCTTAACGCGCTCGACGATGGGGGGCCGGTGCTGCTCAAGGGCATCGAGCTGAACATCGACGACGACGGCGGCGTGGACTACCCCGATGACGTCCTCGCACGCTTCGACTACTGCATCGCATCGCTTCATCACGGCTTCAGGCAATCGCGTGAACAGGCGACACACCGTCTGATCGCTGCGATGGACAACCCCTTTGTGGATATCATCGGGCATCCCACCGGCCGTCTACTGGGTCGGCGGGATCCGTTCGATCTCGACATGGAGGCGGTCATCGAGAAGGCGGCGGAGACCGGCACGGCGCTGGAGTTGAACGCCCATCCCGAACGCCTCGATCTCAACGACGTCCACTTGCGCATGGCACGCAAGGCGGGTGTGAGGGTGGTCATCGACACGGACGCTCATGAAGCGACGCAGTTCAGCCACATGCGGTGGGGAGTGGCGACCGCAAGGAGGGGCTGGGTGTCGCCGTCGATGGTGTTGAACACGCTGCCGCTCGACGATCTGCTGGCGTCTCTCCGGCGGAACCGGCAGCGATGA
- the argH gene encoding argininosuccinate lyase: MSDARTPWSGRFEHTPGEFQQAFGASLPVDKRLYAEDIAGSIAHARMLADRGIISGADATSIEEGLLGILKDIECGAFTFSIADEDVHMAIEAELTRRIGDAGKRLHTGRSRNDQVATATRLAARRSSLELAGRVNALRETLLHLAESNRDVVMPGYTHLQKAQPVLFAHHMLAYSWMLARDLDRLKGAYASSDVMPLGSAALAGTTFPLDREAVAAELGFGSISPNSLDAVSDRDFLADLVYACTLGMVHLSRLAEELILWSSEEFGFITLDDSWSTGSSIMPQKKNPDFAELVRGKTGRVLGDLTALLVTLKGLPLAYNKDMQEDKEPTFDAVDTYGAALHAMTGMLATMRVNAERMRSGARGGFMAATDLADHLAERGVPFREAHEIVGKLVLMCEREGRTLQDLTVEELRAASPVFDQKALDAVDIDAVVARRTTPGGTAPERVAEQMTAAREALERDDAWIEQCGSPEE, from the coding sequence ATGAGTGACGCCCGGACCCCGTGGAGCGGCCGCTTCGAGCACACTCCGGGCGAGTTTCAGCAGGCGTTCGGAGCGTCGCTCCCGGTGGACAAGCGTCTGTACGCCGAGGACATCGCAGGCTCTATCGCGCACGCGCGCATGCTGGCCGACCGCGGCATCATCTCCGGGGCCGACGCCACCTCGATCGAGGAAGGGCTCCTCGGGATACTCAAGGATATCGAGTGCGGCGCGTTCACCTTCAGTATCGCCGACGAGGACGTGCACATGGCGATCGAGGCCGAGCTCACACGGCGCATCGGTGACGCCGGAAAGCGCTTGCACACGGGGCGCTCGCGCAACGACCAGGTGGCGACAGCCACGCGGCTTGCGGCACGCCGTTCTTCACTCGAGCTCGCCGGGCGCGTGAACGCTCTCCGGGAGACGCTGCTGCATCTCGCCGAGTCGAACCGGGATGTCGTGATGCCCGGCTATACACACCTGCAGAAGGCGCAGCCGGTGCTGTTCGCTCACCATATGCTCGCGTACTCATGGATGCTCGCTCGCGACCTGGACCGTCTCAAAGGGGCATACGCGTCCTCCGACGTCATGCCGCTCGGCAGCGCGGCGCTGGCCGGCACCACCTTCCCGCTCGACCGGGAGGCGGTGGCCGCAGAACTGGGCTTCGGGTCGATCTCCCCCAACTCGCTCGATGCGGTCTCAGATCGCGACTTCCTCGCCGATCTCGTCTATGCATGCACGCTGGGCATGGTGCATCTATCGCGTCTGGCCGAGGAACTGATCCTGTGGTCGTCCGAGGAGTTCGGATTCATCACGCTGGATGACAGCTGGTCCACCGGCTCGAGCATCATGCCTCAGAAGAAGAATCCCGATTTCGCCGAGCTCGTGCGCGGGAAGACAGGTCGTGTGCTCGGAGACCTCACCGCGTTGCTGGTCACCCTCAAAGGACTTCCCTTGGCCTACAACAAGGACATGCAGGAGGACAAGGAGCCGACGTTCGATGCGGTGGACACGTACGGCGCCGCGCTGCACGCCATGACGGGCATGCTCGCCACGATGCGCGTGAACGCGGAACGTATGCGTTCGGGGGCGCGGGGCGGCTTCATGGCGGCGACCGACCTGGCCGACCACCTGGCCGAGCGCGGCGTGCCGTTCAGAGAGGCGCACGAGATCGTCGGTAAGCTCGTCCTCATGTGCGAGCGTGAGGGACGGACGCTGCAGGACCTCACCGTGGAGGAACTCCGGGCCGCGTCACCCGTCTTCGACCAGAAGGCGCTCGACGCCGTGGACATCGATGCCGTCGTCGCACGAAGGACGACTCCGGGCGGGACGGCTCCCGAGCGTGTGGCCGAGCAGATGACGGCTGCGCGCGAGGCGCTTGAGCGGGATGACGCGTGGATCGAGCAGTGCGGCTCCCCGGAGGAGTGA
- the argJ gene encoding bifunctional glutamate N-acetyltransferase/amino-acid acetyltransferase ArgJ has protein sequence MAQVEEFVFSDKAGGVTAPAGFVAAGVSAGLKRSGRRDVCVIAVDAPCPAAGVYTQSATAAPPVLLSRAHTADGMLRAIAVNAGNANACTGDQGMVHARRMAETTAGLLRCLPGEVAVCSTGVIGVPLPIDHVEAGIREAVAELGPGGGETAAEAIMTTDTFQKQSAVSVTADGRTFTVGGIAKGSGMIQPDMATMLAFLTTDAPLSPDTCDVLLRHAVSRSFNRITVDSDTSTNDSCILMASGAEGGALLESGSAAYEAVSAAITQVATDLAKMVVRDGEGATKFVTVTVRGAADERDAETAAFAIANSPLMKCALYGEDANWGRVAMAIGKSGAHVDPGAFEIVFAGITMCRNGTALGFDEDEAARALAEPEIEVLVDLHVGSGEATVWTCDLSHEYVRINGDYRS, from the coding sequence GTGGCACAGGTCGAGGAGTTCGTCTTCTCAGATAAGGCAGGCGGCGTGACCGCACCGGCCGGGTTCGTCGCGGCTGGCGTCAGCGCCGGGTTGAAGCGCTCGGGCCGGCGCGACGTGTGCGTGATCGCCGTCGACGCTCCGTGTCCCGCCGCCGGCGTCTACACGCAGAGCGCAACGGCGGCGCCCCCCGTGCTCCTCTCGCGTGCCCATACGGCCGACGGGATGTTGCGCGCGATCGCGGTGAACGCCGGCAACGCCAACGCCTGCACCGGGGATCAGGGCATGGTCCACGCGCGGCGGATGGCGGAAACGACAGCCGGGCTGCTCCGGTGCCTGCCCGGCGAGGTGGCGGTCTGTTCCACCGGGGTGATCGGCGTGCCGCTCCCGATAGACCACGTGGAAGCGGGGATCCGCGAAGCGGTCGCCGAGTTGGGCCCCGGCGGCGGCGAGACTGCGGCGGAAGCCATCATGACCACGGACACGTTTCAGAAGCAGTCGGCTGTCTCAGTGACGGCGGACGGACGGACCTTCACCGTTGGTGGTATCGCCAAGGGAAGCGGGATGATACAGCCGGACATGGCGACGATGCTCGCGTTCCTCACCACCGACGCACCGCTGTCGCCGGACACGTGCGACGTCCTGCTCCGGCATGCCGTCTCGCGCTCGTTCAACCGCATCACGGTCGATTCGGACACGTCCACCAACGACTCGTGCATACTCATGGCCTCAGGCGCCGAGGGAGGTGCGTTGCTCGAGTCGGGCAGTGCCGCCTACGAGGCGGTGAGCGCCGCCATCACGCAGGTCGCCACGGATCTGGCCAAGATGGTGGTTCGCGACGGTGAGGGCGCCACCAAGTTCGTGACCGTGACGGTGCGCGGCGCCGCCGACGAGCGCGATGCGGAGACCGCGGCGTTCGCGATCGCCAACTCGCCGCTCATGAAGTGCGCGCTCTACGGCGAGGACGCGAACTGGGGACGGGTCGCGATGGCCATCGGCAAGTCGGGCGCGCATGTGGATCCGGGAGCCTTCGAGATCGTCTTCGCCGGGATCACCATGTGCCGCAACGGCACCGCCCTCGGTTTCGACGAGGACGAGGCGGCCCGGGCGCTCGCTGAGCCGGAGATCGAGGTGCTGGTGGACCTGCACGTCGGCTCTGGCGAAGCCACCGTGTGGACGTGCGACCTCAGTCACGAGTACGTGCGCATCAACGGGGACTACCGCTCATGA
- the argB gene encoding acetylglutamate kinase has translation MDMHDKAAILMESLPWIKRAWGRTVVIKYGGAAMTDETLRHSVAADIVLMKLVGINPVIVHGGGPEITAYMDRLGMPVEFVDGLRVTSPEAMEIVKMVLVGKVNGDLVSAINAHGRLAVGIAGDDANLIRATRKDERLGRVGDVTSIDTTVVTDLIEDGFIPVIASVGAGDDGGSFNINADLVAGEMAAALGAEKVIFLTDVDGLYADFADKGSLISALSFDEAEGMLDGGTLAAGMIPKVGACVHALRQGVERAHILNGTIPHALLLEVYTDEGVGTMITAETSSLGLEDDATYAAYEGEVTL, from the coding sequence ATGGACATGCATGACAAGGCCGCGATCCTCATGGAGTCGCTTCCGTGGATCAAGCGCGCATGGGGCCGCACGGTCGTCATCAAGTACGGCGGCGCCGCGATGACGGACGAGACGCTGCGGCACAGCGTGGCCGCCGACATCGTGCTCATGAAGCTGGTGGGGATCAACCCAGTGATCGTGCACGGCGGGGGACCAGAGATAACCGCGTACATGGACAGGCTGGGTATGCCGGTCGAGTTCGTCGACGGCTTGCGGGTCACCTCGCCGGAGGCGATGGAGATCGTGAAGATGGTGCTCGTCGGCAAGGTGAACGGCGACCTCGTCTCGGCGATCAACGCGCACGGTCGCCTGGCGGTGGGGATCGCGGGTGACGACGCCAACCTCATCCGCGCCACGCGCAAGGACGAGCGGCTCGGTCGCGTCGGTGATGTCACTTCCATCGACACCACCGTGGTCACCGACCTCATCGAAGACGGGTTCATCCCGGTCATCGCTTCGGTGGGAGCGGGAGACGATGGCGGCTCCTTCAACATCAACGCGGATCTTGTCGCCGGCGAGATGGCCGCCGCGCTCGGCGCCGAGAAGGTGATCTTCCTCACCGACGTGGACGGCCTCTACGCGGATTTCGCCGACAAAGGCTCGCTGATCAGCGCCCTGTCGTTCGATGAGGCGGAAGGCATGTTAGACGGAGGCACGCTCGCCGCCGGGATGATCCCGAAGGTCGGTGCGTGCGTGCATGCCCTGCGTCAGGGCGTCGAGCGCGCGCATATCCTCAACGGCACCATCCCGCACGCCTTGTTGCTCGAGGTGTACACGGATGAGGGCGTGGGGACGATGATCACGGCCGAGACGTCGAGCCTCGGCCTCGAAGACGACGCCACTTACGCAGCGTATGAGGGCGAGGTGACACTGTGA
- a CDS encoding aspartate aminotransferase family protein, whose amino-acid sequence MGARYERLAALDAAFHLPTYARQPVLFERGEGMRLYDDQGREYLDFVSGIGAVNLGHAHPAVADAVADQMRRLVHVSNLYHVEHRAALAERLSGLAGGGWKTLFCNSGTEAAEGAIKLARRWGKAKRGESCFHVVTAERSFHGRTMAALSATGQPSKQEAFAPLLPGFTHVPLNDLAALEGAITPGTCAVLLEPVQGEGGVHPCDEKYLHAVRALCDERDVLLIFDEVQSGCYRTGSPFAWQGYGVRPDVMMLAKSLANGLPIGAVLASGEAAGAFAPGDHGSTFGGGPVICAAALATLDALEGEHLGINAERTGSYMRDALEELGRRTGALREVRGRGLMLAAELVEPNAKAVASACLERGIVLNAIGENILRLLPPLVCRKDETDTLLNTLEIVLEAV is encoded by the coding sequence ATGGGTGCACGTTACGAGCGGCTCGCGGCGCTTGATGCCGCGTTCCATCTGCCCACCTACGCCCGGCAGCCCGTACTCTTCGAGCGGGGCGAGGGCATGCGCTTGTATGACGACCAGGGCCGGGAGTACCTCGACTTCGTGTCCGGCATCGGCGCGGTCAACCTCGGGCATGCGCATCCGGCGGTCGCGGATGCGGTCGCGGATCAGATGCGCAGGCTCGTCCACGTCTCCAACCTCTACCATGTCGAGCATCGGGCCGCGTTGGCCGAGCGGCTGTCCGGGCTGGCCGGGGGCGGATGGAAGACGCTCTTCTGCAACTCAGGCACCGAGGCCGCGGAGGGCGCGATCAAGCTGGCCCGCCGATGGGGGAAGGCGAAGCGCGGCGAGTCGTGCTTCCATGTCGTGACGGCGGAGCGCAGCTTCCACGGACGCACGATGGCGGCGCTCTCGGCCACGGGCCAGCCCTCGAAGCAGGAGGCGTTCGCTCCGCTGCTTCCCGGGTTCACGCATGTGCCGTTGAACGATCTGGCCGCGCTCGAGGGGGCGATCACCCCTGGCACGTGCGCCGTGCTCCTGGAGCCCGTACAGGGCGAGGGGGGCGTCCATCCGTGCGATGAGAAGTATCTGCACGCGGTCCGGGCGCTGTGTGACGAGCGTGACGTCCTCCTCATCTTCGACGAGGTGCAGTCGGGCTGCTACCGCACCGGCTCGCCGTTCGCCTGGCAGGGATACGGTGTCCGGCCCGACGTCATGATGCTCGCGAAGTCGCTGGCCAACGGTCTCCCCATCGGCGCGGTGCTCGCCTCCGGGGAGGCGGCCGGGGCGTTCGCACCGGGCGACCACGGGTCCACGTTCGGCGGCGGCCCGGTGATCTGTGCCGCTGCCCTGGCGACCCTGGACGCGCTGGAGGGTGAGCACCTCGGCATCAACGCGGAACGGACGGGCTCGTACATGCGCGACGCGCTCGAAGAACTCGGACGGCGTACCGGGGCGTTGCGCGAGGTGCGGGGCCGGGGCTTGATGCTCGCGGCCGAGCTGGTGGAGCCCAACGCTAAGGCAGTGGCGTCGGCGTGTCTTGAGAGAGGGATCGTGCTGAACGCCATCGGCGAGAATATTCTGCGTCTGCTCCCACCTCTTGTATGCAGGAAGGACGAAACTGATACACTGCTGAATACACTTGAAATCGTCCTGGAGGCAGTATGA